A window from Moritella yayanosii encodes these proteins:
- the pilM gene encoding type IV pilus assembly protein PilM has protein sequence MIGVDFGSSSVKALALSKRLDHYVVDMVSEVATPKGCVVDHQLQDIEALTNVLQQVRQDFPFRYKQAATAVSGTNVITKIIYVDTDLSGPELEMHIELEAESLIPFPLDEISLDFEILGINDNNPSKHNVLLSATRTESVTSLAGCLEENDFIPQIVDVAAHALARSHDLYLRLADLQDDSKVIAAIDIGTNMTIFSMLHKGESIYSRVQNFGGENYTRIISEHYTLQRDEAEKMKLAQQLPLDYDIDVLAPYITACIQQIRRNVQLFTNSGTLQKIDMITLSGGSALIMELAPQVEIELGIPTRVANPFAQFDYAEEVEDKERLIANGPRYMVALGLAMRAF, from the coding sequence ATGATCGGAGTTGATTTTGGATCATCGTCCGTAAAAGCCCTCGCGCTGTCTAAGCGATTAGATCATTATGTGGTAGATATGGTATCAGAGGTTGCAACGCCAAAAGGATGTGTCGTTGATCACCAATTGCAAGATATAGAAGCATTAACGAATGTGTTGCAACAGGTGCGTCAAGATTTTCCTTTCCGTTATAAACAAGCTGCTACTGCCGTATCTGGCACCAATGTTATTACGAAAATTATTTATGTTGATACTGACCTTTCCGGCCCTGAGTTGGAAATGCACATTGAGTTGGAAGCGGAAAGTTTAATTCCTTTCCCGCTTGATGAAATTAGTCTCGATTTTGAAATATTAGGTATCAATGACAATAACCCAAGTAAGCACAATGTGTTATTGAGTGCGACGCGTACGGAAAGTGTCACCTCGTTAGCTGGCTGCCTCGAAGAGAATGACTTTATTCCCCAAATTGTGGATGTGGCTGCGCATGCATTAGCGCGATCTCACGATTTGTATTTACGCTTGGCTGATCTGCAAGATGATAGCAAAGTGATTGCCGCGATTGATATTGGTACCAACATGACCATTTTTTCAATGTTGCATAAGGGCGAATCTATTTATTCTCGGGTGCAAAACTTTGGTGGCGAAAACTATACGCGCATCATTAGCGAGCATTATACCTTGCAACGTGATGAAGCTGAAAAAATGAAACTCGCTCAACAGTTGCCACTGGATTACGATATTGATGTATTGGCGCCTTATATCACCGCATGCATACAGCAGATCCGTCGTAATGTGCAGCTGTTTACTAACTCGGGCACATTGCAAAAAATAGATATGATCACACTGAGTGGTGGTTCTGCATTAATCATGGAACTGGCACCGCAAGTCGAAATTGAGCTGGGTATCCCCACCCGTGTTGCCAATCCTTTTGCTCAGTTTGACTATGCGGAAGAGGTCGAAGATAAAGAACGTTTAATTGCTAACGGACCCCGTTATATGGTCGCGCTTGGTTTAGCAATGAGGGCGTTTTAA
- a CDS encoding PilN domain-containing protein — protein MSNINLLPWRDADKKYRQQRFFTLSGISLGATLLVMIMLNMVIGGFIDNQKQRNVLLQREMQVIDVKLGKIKELRGRKDKLQERIDLIQSLQRRRNTPTQLMNTLPQLVPAGVNLAKLTFKNDIIKINGTSDSNTRLAVLLRNIEESTWLRYGNLDSIIALSAAEGNRFEMRFSVTPMATDEGN, from the coding sequence ATGTCAAATATTAATCTTTTACCGTGGCGCGACGCGGATAAAAAATACCGACAACAACGTTTTTTCACGTTAAGTGGAATTAGTCTTGGTGCGACCTTATTAGTCATGATTATGCTGAATATGGTGATTGGCGGTTTTATCGATAATCAAAAACAACGTAATGTCTTGTTGCAGCGAGAGATGCAAGTTATTGATGTTAAATTAGGTAAAATCAAAGAGTTACGTGGACGTAAAGATAAGTTGCAAGAGCGTATTGATTTAATTCAAAGTTTACAGCGTCGTCGCAATACCCCCACACAGTTAATGAATACCCTGCCCCAATTGGTACCAGCGGGTGTAAACCTGGCAAAGTTAACCTTTAAAAATGACATTATCAAAATTAATGGTACCAGTGATTCGAATACCCGCCTGGCGGTACTACTGCGCAATATTGAGGAATCAACTTGGCTTAGATATGGTAACTTAGACTCTATTATTGCCTTGTCGGCCGCAGAGGGCAATCGTTTTGAAATGCGATTCTCGGTAACCCCGATGGCGACGGACGAGGGCAACTAA
- a CDS encoding type IV pilus inner membrane component PilO, which yields MNLQELNELDLEDLGNWPKPAKIAINIICSILIAALFYWMFIASSLQALENIEKKEASLKLQFEAKARLAGNLGLYTEQMSEMENLFNHMLKQLPSKSETAGLLDDLSYIGQHNGLQLRRFKWLKEVKRDFSYEVPVNLEVIGTFHQLGQFTSDIAALPRIVTLEDFTITKLQGELLKVNMIARTYRYKGDK from the coding sequence ATGAATCTACAAGAACTCAACGAACTTGATCTCGAAGATCTGGGAAATTGGCCGAAACCAGCCAAAATTGCCATTAATATTATTTGTTCAATATTAATTGCGGCGTTATTTTATTGGATGTTTATCGCGTCGTCGTTACAAGCACTGGAAAATATTGAAAAGAAAGAAGCAAGTTTAAAATTACAGTTTGAAGCAAAAGCCAGACTTGCAGGGAATTTAGGCTTATATACTGAGCAAATGTCTGAGATGGAAAATTTATTTAATCACATGCTTAAGCAGTTGCCATCAAAAAGTGAGACCGCAGGATTACTCGACGACTTGAGTTATATTGGTCAGCATAACGGCTTGCAGTTGCGTCGATTTAAATGGTTAAAAGAAGTCAAACGGGACTTCTCTTATGAAGTACCGGTCAACTTAGAGGTAATTGGTACCTTTCATCAACTTGGTCAGTTTACTAGTGATATTGCTGCGTTACCAAGGATCGTAACGCTAGAAGATTTCACTATTACCAAACTGCAAGGGGAATTACTGAAAGTGAATATGATTGCCCGTACTTATCGTTATAAGGGGGATAAATGA
- a CDS encoding pilus assembly protein PilP, translating into MKRITSLVFLTLTITGCTADNQDLVDYINDVKGRKTALVESVPDMESFVALHYSETGARNPFSNPRPESVKAETSFPQNCPQPNFARIKGPLETYSLDNLNMHGTLGSEKLLWGLIRASTGEIFRVSPGDYMGLNHGEILDITKHYIELSELILTGKGCWKVRTTQIHLSSQGNS; encoded by the coding sequence ATGAAGCGAATAACTAGCCTCGTTTTTCTAACGCTGACGATAACTGGTTGTACTGCGGATAATCAGGATCTGGTGGATTACATTAATGACGTTAAAGGGCGTAAAACAGCCCTTGTCGAAAGTGTGCCAGATATGGAAAGTTTTGTGGCATTGCATTATTCGGAAACGGGGGCACGTAACCCATTTTCGAATCCTCGTCCTGAATCGGTAAAAGCAGAAACATCGTTTCCACAGAATTGTCCGCAACCTAATTTTGCCCGGATTAAAGGGCCGTTAGAAACCTATTCGTTAGATAATTTAAATATGCATGGCACCCTCGGCAGTGAAAAGCTCCTGTGGGGGTTAATAAGAGCAAGTACGGGAGAGATATTCCGAGTTTCACCGGGTGATTATATGGGACTTAATCACGGTGAGATACTCGACATAACCAAGCATTATATCGAATTGTCTGAGTTGATATTAACGGGTAAGGGATGCTGGAAAGTTCGCACAACTCAAATTCATCTTAGCAGTCAAGGTAATAGTTAA